A single window of Pseudanabaena sp. BC1403 DNA harbors:
- a CDS encoding helix-turn-helix domain-containing protein yields the protein MNITTSKQAEKLAEIGAQFKRIREDKELSIPHLTATTLISERYLRAIEDGQMESLPEPVYVRGFIRKYGDALGVGDLSEDFPLNPVLPEQKWAGSAAAELRPLHLYALYVVVIAGAVSLLATFLNSPDANKINDSQTNFGDAAQISSSKSNKVVEPTEILLPTIGGLAVLKQTGSSLLGATVNPVANKPIEIKNQPLPIDIPNKPKSQINLGQTTSNINNMLLAWTSGSLPTTNASLNNATLANGNFEFVGNKPVNVGILMQGESWMRITVDGQTEFEGVLNEGKKLALSGDRQISIRVGNASSVALSYNNQPIKVLGREGEVAERLFGTNQANSNTRGNDSQLRGLVEVMSSSNSRNSTN from the coding sequence GTGAATATTACAACCTCGAAGCAAGCAGAGAAATTAGCAGAAATCGGAGCGCAATTTAAGCGAATTCGAGAAGATAAGGAATTGTCAATTCCACATCTAACTGCAACGACATTAATTTCTGAGCGCTATTTGCGTGCGATCGAAGATGGTCAAATGGAGTCTTTGCCCGAACCTGTCTATGTGCGTGGATTTATCCGCAAGTATGGAGATGCTTTGGGTGTTGGCGATCTTTCGGAAGATTTTCCTTTGAATCCTGTTTTACCTGAGCAAAAGTGGGCAGGTAGTGCGGCAGCTGAACTTCGCCCTTTACACTTATATGCACTGTATGTTGTCGTAATTGCGGGGGCAGTTAGTCTGTTAGCAACATTCCTGAACTCGCCAGATGCAAATAAGATTAATGATAGTCAAACTAATTTTGGGGATGCAGCTCAAATAAGTTCGTCAAAATCTAACAAAGTGGTCGAGCCTACAGAAATTTTGTTGCCTACAATTGGTGGCTTAGCAGTTTTGAAGCAGACAGGTTCATCGTTACTTGGAGCAACGGTAAATCCTGTGGCCAATAAACCAATAGAAATAAAAAATCAGCCTCTTCCCATAGATATTCCGAATAAACCGAAGTCTCAAATTAATCTTGGGCAAACAACTTCTAATATCAATAATATGCTTTTGGCTTGGACAAGCGGCAGTCTTCCCACGACCAATGCATCTCTAAATAATGCGACACTTGCCAATGGTAATTTTGAATTTGTTGGCAATAAGCCTGTTAACGTGGGTATCCTTATGCAAGGTGAATCTTGGATGAGAATTACTGTTGATGGGCAGACAGAGTTTGAGGGTGTCCTCAATGAGGGTAAAAAGTTAGCTTTATCAGGTGATCGTCAAATCTCTATTCGTGTAGGTAATGCTTCGTCGGTGGCTCTTAGCTATAACAATCAACCGATTAAAGTACTTGGTCGGGAAGGCGAAGTCGCAGAAAGACTATTTGGTACTAACCAAGCTAATAGCAATACTAGAGGCAATGATTCACAGCTACGTGGACTTGTAGAAGTGATGTCTAGCAGTAACTCTCGCAATTCTACTAACTAA
- a CDS encoding pseudouridine synthase: protein MLDRLQKILSRHGIASRRGSEQIILAGRVFVNGKPITELGAKADPERDRIEVDGKLLQTNAPKFVYLLLNKPIGVMSTCDDPQGRKTVLDILPSQYRHVYPVGRLDYNSSGALILTNDGDFANYLMHPRHHVPKTYEVWVKDIPSDRIIKHWQEGINLDGKLTLPATVNILQIEHNKYPTPRTQLQIILSEGRNRQIRRVAEQLGHPVLALHRNAIATISLETLKVGAYRLLIDQEIKTLFPI from the coding sequence ATGCTTGATCGTCTGCAAAAAATTCTGTCTAGACATGGGATTGCTTCACGAAGAGGTTCTGAGCAGATAATTTTGGCAGGGCGAGTTTTTGTAAATGGCAAGCCCATTACGGAGCTAGGGGCAAAAGCCGATCCAGAACGAGATCGCATTGAAGTTGATGGCAAGTTACTCCAAACCAATGCACCAAAATTTGTATATCTATTACTTAATAAGCCCATAGGCGTAATGAGCACCTGTGATGATCCGCAAGGTCGAAAGACAGTTTTAGACATTCTGCCATCACAGTATCGACATGTTTATCCTGTAGGACGGCTAGACTATAACAGTAGTGGGGCGTTGATCTTGACTAATGATGGAGATTTTGCGAATTATCTAATGCATCCCCGTCACCATGTCCCTAAGACCTATGAAGTTTGGGTTAAAGATATACCTAGCGATCGCATCATTAAACATTGGCAAGAAGGAATTAACCTTGACGGTAAACTTACACTTCCTGCGACAGTAAATATTTTGCAAATTGAACACAATAAATATCCAACCCCACGTACTCAATTGCAGATAATTTTGTCAGAAGGTCGCAACCGTCAAATTCGTCGAGTCGCCGAACAGTTAGGTCATCCTGTTCTGGCATTGCATCGCAATGCGATCGCGACTATTTCGCTTGAAACTCTTAAGGTCGGGGCTTATCGACTACTAATCGATCAAGAAATCAAAACATTGTTTCCAATCTAA
- a CDS encoding ferredoxin--nitrite reductase produces MANKIEDLKAAKDGLAVKAEIDRFAEIGWEAIDNDDLQHRLKWLGVFFRKSTPGRFMVRMRIPNGLLSSAQMRVLASVVEKCGEHGVADITTRQNIQMRGILIEDVPEMFEKFRAVGLTSVQSAMDNIRNITGSPVAGIDSNELYDTRELAIQVQNLLTSNGEGNSDFTNLPRKFNIAIAGCRDNSTHAEINDLAFVAAFNEENKEVFGFNVLVGGFFSAKRIAAAIPLNAWVPPEDVVTLCEAVLIVFRDNGLREKRDKARLMFLIDEWGIEKFRAEVEKQMGKPLAPAALKDEIEWEKRDHIGVHKQKQAGMNYVGLQIPVGRMYAADMYEFARVADTYGNSDMRLTVEQNLLITNVSDEQLPALLQDPLLQKFPVDPDNLMRGLVSCTGNQFCPVAIVETKNRSLALTKQLSEDYVLPKVVRIHWSGCPNSCAQPQVADIGFTGCKARKDGKVVDGVDIYMGGTVGKDAHLGTCVMEKVPCEDLREVVGKLLVDRFGATPKENSANAAIATPSAELISVG; encoded by the coding sequence ATGGCAAATAAAATTGAAGACCTGAAGGCAGCAAAAGATGGTCTTGCTGTAAAAGCCGAAATCGACCGATTCGCCGAAATTGGCTGGGAAGCGATCGATAACGACGATTTGCAACATCGCTTGAAATGGTTGGGAGTATTCTTTCGCAAAAGTACCCCTGGTCGCTTTATGGTAAGGATGCGCATTCCCAATGGCTTGCTGAGTAGCGCTCAGATGCGGGTATTAGCTTCTGTGGTCGAAAAGTGCGGTGAACATGGTGTTGCAGATATCACCACCCGACAAAATATTCAAATGCGTGGCATTCTTATTGAGGATGTCCCTGAAATGTTCGAGAAGTTTAGAGCGGTTGGACTGACAAGTGTACAGTCAGCGATGGACAACATCCGTAATATTACAGGCTCACCCGTCGCAGGTATTGACTCTAATGAGCTTTACGATACTCGCGAGTTAGCCATTCAAGTGCAGAACTTGCTGACAAGTAATGGTGAAGGGAACTCAGATTTTACTAATTTACCGCGCAAGTTTAATATCGCGATCGCAGGTTGTCGTGATAATTCAACCCATGCCGAAATCAATGATTTAGCGTTTGTAGCAGCTTTTAATGAAGAGAATAAAGAAGTATTTGGATTTAATGTATTAGTTGGTGGATTTTTCTCGGCTAAGCGTATTGCTGCGGCAATTCCTTTAAATGCATGGGTTCCACCTGAAGATGTGGTTACACTCTGTGAAGCGGTACTCATCGTTTTTCGAGACAATGGACTCCGAGAAAAGCGAGACAAAGCGCGTTTAATGTTTTTAATTGATGAGTGGGGAATTGAAAAATTCCGTGCTGAAGTGGAAAAACAGATGGGTAAACCACTTGCTCCAGCCGCCCTTAAAGATGAGATCGAATGGGAAAAGCGTGATCACATTGGGGTTCACAAACAAAAGCAAGCAGGAATGAACTATGTCGGGCTGCAAATTCCTGTTGGGCGGATGTATGCCGCCGACATGTATGAATTTGCAAGGGTTGCAGACACTTATGGCAATAGCGATATGCGACTCACGGTTGAGCAAAATCTGCTCATTACTAATGTGAGCGATGAGCAATTGCCAGCGCTTCTGCAAGATCCTCTGCTTCAGAAGTTCCCTGTCGATCCTGACAACCTCATGCGCGGTCTGGTTTCCTGCACTGGCAACCAGTTTTGTCCTGTAGCGATCGTGGAAACTAAAAATCGCTCCCTTGCACTTACCAAACAACTTTCCGAAGACTATGTTCTTCCTAAAGTTGTGAGGATTCATTGGAGTGGTTGTCCTAATTCCTGTGCTCAGCCTCAAGTTGCCGATATTGGCTTTACGGGATGCAAAGCTCGTAAAGATGGCAAAGTTGTCGATGGCGTGGACATATACATGGGTGGCACGGTGGGCAAAGATGCCCATCTTGGAACCTGTGTAATGGAAAAAGTTCCATGTGAGGACTTGCGCGAAGTGGTCGGCAAGCTCCTAGTTGATCGCTTTGGGGCTACTCCTAAAGAGAACTCTGCAAACGCAGCGATCGCAACACCATCGGCAGAACTTATTTCTGTCGGCTAA
- a CDS encoding CmpA/NrtA family ABC transporter substrate-binding protein, with amino-acid sequence MSTFSRRKFLTTAGLSTVSAIALNACGGGGETPKADSTATTKASPSASATTTPKVSAADTPETTKAKLGFIALTDASPLIIAKEKGLFEKYGMKDVEVLKQASWGTTRDNIVLGSDAGGIDGAHILTPMPYLISEGKVTNGNKVPMYILARLNTNGQAISIANEFKDLKIALKSDSLKESFAKIKSGGKEVKCAVTFPGGTHDLWMRYWLAANGVDPNNDVNTIVVPPPQMVANMKAGNMQAFCVGEPWNARLIAQNSGYSALITGELWKDHPEKAFSLRADWVDKNPKAAKALLMAVLEAQMWCEKPENKEEMCKIVGADKWFKVPAIEILGRQQGKVDYGDGRTIDNPDLAMKFWKDNASYPYKSHDLWFITEDMRWGYFDADTDAKKLVDKVNREDLWKEAAKAIGQEAAIPKSTSRGIETFFDGVKFDPENPSEYLKNLKIKKA; translated from the coding sequence ATGAGTACATTCTCTCGTCGTAAGTTTTTGACCACCGCAGGACTTTCTACTGTTAGCGCGATCGCTTTAAATGCTTGTGGTGGAGGTGGTGAAACTCCTAAGGCAGATAGTACAGCTACAACCAAGGCTAGTCCTTCAGCTAGTGCAACCACAACGCCTAAAGTCAGTGCGGCTGATACTCCTGAAACCACTAAAGCCAAGTTAGGTTTTATTGCGCTTACTGACGCATCCCCTCTAATTATTGCAAAAGAGAAGGGTCTGTTTGAGAAGTATGGGATGAAGGATGTCGAAGTTCTGAAACAAGCTTCTTGGGGAACTACTCGCGACAATATCGTACTTGGTTCTGATGCGGGTGGTATTGACGGTGCTCACATCTTGACACCGATGCCCTATCTAATTTCTGAAGGTAAAGTCACTAATGGAAACAAAGTGCCGATGTATATCTTGGCTAGGCTAAACACCAATGGTCAAGCCATTTCGATCGCCAATGAGTTTAAAGATCTCAAAATTGCCCTCAAGAGTGACTCTCTCAAGGAAAGCTTTGCCAAAATTAAATCTGGTGGTAAAGAGGTTAAGTGTGCGGTGACATTTCCAGGTGGAACCCATGACCTTTGGATGCGCTATTGGTTAGCAGCAAATGGCGTTGATCCCAATAACGATGTCAACACAATTGTTGTGCCACCACCACAAATGGTTGCCAATATGAAAGCTGGTAACATGCAAGCTTTCTGTGTCGGTGAACCTTGGAATGCCCGTTTGATTGCCCAAAACTCTGGCTACAGCGCACTAATCACAGGTGAGCTTTGGAAAGATCATCCTGAAAAAGCTTTCTCATTGCGTGCTGATTGGGTTGACAAGAATCCTAAAGCCGCTAAGGCTCTATTGATGGCTGTTCTAGAAGCGCAGATGTGGTGCGAAAAGCCTGAGAACAAAGAAGAGATGTGTAAAATTGTCGGTGCTGACAAATGGTTTAAAGTCCCTGCCATCGAAATTCTGGGCAGACAGCAAGGCAAGGTTGACTACGGCGATGGTAGAACCATTGACAATCCCGATCTCGCTATGAAGTTCTGGAAAGATAATGCTTCCTATCCATACAAGAGCCACGATCTATGGTTTATCACTGAGGATATGCGTTGGGGCTATTTTGATGCTGATACTGATGCCAAGAAGTTGGTAGATAAAGTTAATCGTGAAGATCTGTGGAAAGAAGCTGCCAAAGCGATCGGACAAGAGGCGGCTATTCCCAAAAGCACTTCCCGTGGTATCGAAACTTTCTTTGATGGAGTTAAATTTGATCCTGAGAATCCTAGCGAGTACTTGAAGAATCTGAAGATTAAGAAGGCTTAA